In the genome of Saccharomonospora viridis DSM 43017, one region contains:
- a CDS encoding DUF6772 family protein has product MSYSTETDLSAQLRRAMLDADPALSRYNPLPRILVFDQFNSGTHGWTELIGNHDGKGDLDTVDVHMKDFRPPQLSSCTFFDVGTHGAMTGTYALKVATRPIAGHTGVAIRRLTMAKKGLVQFETYFTYKTEAASEENQAWKQAGAGKWDANIHPSEQQFGAFTVATDICDRDGVRYHNVVRYQNTDLNNQFTRRWMYPVVPEPTPREHLEGKVKLPPYADFTAPNPEDWREFTEPQSFCYNEVPTKVNWHYLRWQIDTEAQRNVELQVNDQVYDMRDVPVPVYEERYDSLGNLLNFYVSVRTHTNVRNFLFLDSVLISTDW; this is encoded by the coding sequence TTGAGTTACTCCACCGAGACCGACCTGTCCGCTCAGTTGCGGCGGGCCATGCTCGACGCCGACCCGGCGTTGTCCCGCTACAACCCACTGCCCCGGATCCTGGTCTTCGACCAGTTCAACTCCGGCACCCACGGCTGGACGGAACTGATCGGCAACCACGACGGCAAGGGCGACCTCGACACCGTCGACGTCCACATGAAGGACTTCCGCCCTCCGCAGCTCAGTTCCTGCACGTTCTTCGACGTGGGAACGCACGGGGCCATGACCGGCACCTACGCGCTGAAGGTGGCCACCCGCCCCATCGCCGGACACACGGGCGTCGCGATCCGCAGGCTGACCATGGCCAAGAAGGGCCTCGTCCAGTTCGAGACGTACTTCACCTACAAAACGGAGGCCGCGTCGGAGGAGAACCAGGCCTGGAAACAGGCGGGCGCGGGCAAGTGGGACGCCAACATCCACCCGTCGGAACAACAGTTCGGCGCCTTCACCGTGGCCACGGACATCTGTGACAGGGACGGCGTCCGGTACCACAACGTGGTCCGCTACCAGAACACAGACTTGAACAACCAGTTCACACGGCGCTGGATGTACCCGGTGGTGCCGGAGCCGACACCACGGGAACACCTGGAGGGCAAGGTGAAACTCCCTCCCTACGCCGACTTCACCGCACCGAACCCCGAGGACTGGCGCGAGTTCACCGAACCGCAGTCGTTCTGCTACAACGAGGTGCCCACCAAGGTCAACTGGCACTACCTGCGCTGGCAGATCGACACCGAGGCGCAGCGCAACGTGGAACTGCAGGTCAACGACCAGGTCTACGACATGCGCGACGTGCCCGTTCCCGTGTACGAGGAACGCTACGACTCCCTCGGCAACCTGCTCAACTTCTACGTCAGCGTCCGCACCCACACCAACGTCCGGAACTTCCTGTTCCTGGACTCGGTTCTGATTTCGACGGATTGGTAG